The proteins below come from a single Aegilops tauschii subsp. strangulata cultivar AL8/78 chromosome 6, Aet v6.0, whole genome shotgun sequence genomic window:
- the LOC109754591 gene encoding branched-chain-amino-acid aminotransferase-like protein 1 isoform X1 — translation MASPPEGVEPAVIHAWSAPRSLSTSLMYSFSERDDMDVLDEPLYANFLRVTGVDRPYRQELLSKMDPDGNKVVKEVIFGPGEKAYRYCKHIAKQHLPNLTGDLMKKGKHFILIRNPMNILPSFDKVVPPSFLELGVAELVAIYSELCELGSPPPVIDADDLQRDPEAVLSGLCEDLGIPFQPQMLKWKAGPRDFDGIWAPWWYESVHTSTGFSKSRRYPMTFPFAFYDLLEQSLPFYNMLKRQVRRTTGSLLPPPPDPPLPVPENKKILVWVGDELLPRDSARVSVFDSVVQGGDAVWEGLRIYDGKVFKLEEHLDRLFDSTKAMAFSNVPSRDWIKDAIFKTLNANGMFNNAHIRLTLTRGKKVTSGMSPAFNLYGCVLIVLAEWKPPVYDNSHGIKLVTATTRRNSPNSVDSKIHHNNLINNILAKIEGNLAQAEDAIMLDQDGFVSETNATNIFMVKKGIVLTPHADYCLPGITRATVMDLVVKENLVLRERRISLSEFHAADEVWTTGTMGEITPVVMIDGREIGDGKIGPVTRQIQSAYKVLTAGLGVLIPRNVEA, via the exons ATGGCGTCGCCGCCGGAGGGGGTGGAGCCGGCGGTGATCCACGCGTGGTCGGCGCCGCGCTCCCTCAGCACCAGCCTCATGTACTCCTTCTCCGAG AGGGATGACATGGATGTGCTTGACGAGCCTCTCTACGCAAACTTCCTGCGTGTCACTGGCGTTGACAGGCCCTACCGCCAGGAGCTTCTCTCTAAAATG GATCCGGATGGCAACAAAGTTGTcaaagaagttatttttggacCAGGAGAGAAAGCATATCGTTACTGCAAG CACATTGCGAAGCAGCACCTCCCTAATCTCACAGGTGACCTGATGAAGAAGGGAAAACATTTTATATTAATACGTAACCCTATGAATATCCTG CCATCATTTGATAAAGTTGTTCCACCATCCTTCCTGGAGCTCGGTGTAGCAGAACTTGTCGCAATATACAGTGAGTTGTGTGAGCTTGGGAGCCCTCCACCTGTGATAGATGCAGATGATCTCCAAAGAGATCCTGAG GCCGTCTTGAGTGGACTCTGTGAGGACCTAGGCATTCCTTTCCAGCCACAAATGCTCAA ATGGAAAGCTGGCCCAAGGGACTTTGATGGTATTTGGGCCCCCTGGTGGTATGAAAGTGTACATACATCTACGGGCTTCTCGAAATCCCGTCGTTACCCTATG ACTTTTCCATTTGCATTTTATGACCTACTTGAGCAAAGCTTGCCCTTCTACAATATGCTGAAGCGCCAGGTACGGAGAACAACAGGATCCCTGCTGCCACCACCGCCTGATCCTCCTCTTCCTGTaccagaaaataaaaaaattcttgtttGGGTTGGAGATGAACTTTTGCCACGTGATAGTGCAAGG GTTTCAGTGTTCGATTCAGTTGTACAAGGAGGCGATGCTGTGTGGGAAGGATTGCGTATATATGATGGGAAAGTATTCAAACTTGAAGAACACTTGGATAG GTTGTTTGATTCTACAAAAGCTATGGCCTTCAGCAATGTGCCCAGTCGTGATTGG ATTAAGGATGCAATATTTAAGACTCTTAACGCAAATGGGATGTTCAATAATGCACATATAAGGCTCACTCTCACCCGTGGGAAGAAG GTGACATCTGGAATGAGTCCAGCCTTCAATCTATATGGGTGTGTCTTGATTG TACTCGCAGAGTGGAAACCACCAGTTTATGATAACTCACATGGGATAAAGTTGGTAACTGCCACCACACGTCGTAATTCTCCAAAT AGCGTAGATTCGAAGATACATCACAACAATCTTATTAACAACATTCTGGCAAAG ATAGAAGGTAATCTTGCACAGGCTGAGGATGCTATCATGCTAGATCAAGATGGTTTTGTATCAGAAACAAATGCAACAAACATA TTTATGGTTAAGAAGGGCATTGTATTGACACCTCATGCGGACTACTGCCTTCCAGGAATTACCCGTGCAACT GTCATGGATCTTGTTGTGAAAGAAAACCTGGTATTACGTGAACGGCGAATTAGTCTATCTGAATTTCATGCTGCAGATGAG GTGTGGACAACCGGAACAATGGGTGAAATTACACCG GTTGTGATGATTGACGGGCGTGAAATTGGTGATGGGAAAATCGGTCCGGTCACAAGACAAATCCAGAGCGCATACAAAGTCCTGACAGCAGGGTTAGGAGTACTAATTCCCAGGAATGTGGAGGCATAA
- the LOC109754591 gene encoding branched-chain-amino-acid aminotransferase-like protein 1 isoform X2, translating to MKKGKHFILIRNPMNILPSFDKVVPPSFLELGVAELVAIYSELCELGSPPPVIDADDLQRDPEAVLSGLCEDLGIPFQPQMLKWKAGPRDFDGIWAPWWYESVHTSTGFSKSRRYPMTFPFAFYDLLEQSLPFYNMLKRQVRRTTGSLLPPPPDPPLPVPENKKILVWVGDELLPRDSARVSVFDSVVQGGDAVWEGLRIYDGKVFKLEEHLDRLFDSTKAMAFSNVPSRDWIKDAIFKTLNANGMFNNAHIRLTLTRGKKVTSGMSPAFNLYGCVLIVLAEWKPPVYDNSHGIKLVTATTRRNSPNSVDSKIHHNNLINNILAKIEGNLAQAEDAIMLDQDGFVSETNATNIFMVKKGIVLTPHADYCLPGITRATVMDLVVKENLVLRERRISLSEFHAADEVWTTGTMGEITPVVMIDGREIGDGKIGPVTRQIQSAYKVLTAGLGVLIPRNVEA from the exons ATGAAGAAGGGAAAACATTTTATATTAATACGTAACCCTATGAATATCCTG CCATCATTTGATAAAGTTGTTCCACCATCCTTCCTGGAGCTCGGTGTAGCAGAACTTGTCGCAATATACAGTGAGTTGTGTGAGCTTGGGAGCCCTCCACCTGTGATAGATGCAGATGATCTCCAAAGAGATCCTGAG GCCGTCTTGAGTGGACTCTGTGAGGACCTAGGCATTCCTTTCCAGCCACAAATGCTCAA ATGGAAAGCTGGCCCAAGGGACTTTGATGGTATTTGGGCCCCCTGGTGGTATGAAAGTGTACATACATCTACGGGCTTCTCGAAATCCCGTCGTTACCCTATG ACTTTTCCATTTGCATTTTATGACCTACTTGAGCAAAGCTTGCCCTTCTACAATATGCTGAAGCGCCAGGTACGGAGAACAACAGGATCCCTGCTGCCACCACCGCCTGATCCTCCTCTTCCTGTaccagaaaataaaaaaattcttgtttGGGTTGGAGATGAACTTTTGCCACGTGATAGTGCAAGG GTTTCAGTGTTCGATTCAGTTGTACAAGGAGGCGATGCTGTGTGGGAAGGATTGCGTATATATGATGGGAAAGTATTCAAACTTGAAGAACACTTGGATAG GTTGTTTGATTCTACAAAAGCTATGGCCTTCAGCAATGTGCCCAGTCGTGATTGG ATTAAGGATGCAATATTTAAGACTCTTAACGCAAATGGGATGTTCAATAATGCACATATAAGGCTCACTCTCACCCGTGGGAAGAAG GTGACATCTGGAATGAGTCCAGCCTTCAATCTATATGGGTGTGTCTTGATTG TACTCGCAGAGTGGAAACCACCAGTTTATGATAACTCACATGGGATAAAGTTGGTAACTGCCACCACACGTCGTAATTCTCCAAAT AGCGTAGATTCGAAGATACATCACAACAATCTTATTAACAACATTCTGGCAAAG ATAGAAGGTAATCTTGCACAGGCTGAGGATGCTATCATGCTAGATCAAGATGGTTTTGTATCAGAAACAAATGCAACAAACATA TTTATGGTTAAGAAGGGCATTGTATTGACACCTCATGCGGACTACTGCCTTCCAGGAATTACCCGTGCAACT GTCATGGATCTTGTTGTGAAAGAAAACCTGGTATTACGTGAACGGCGAATTAGTCTATCTGAATTTCATGCTGCAGATGAG GTGTGGACAACCGGAACAATGGGTGAAATTACACCG GTTGTGATGATTGACGGGCGTGAAATTGGTGATGGGAAAATCGGTCCGGTCACAAGACAAATCCAGAGCGCATACAAAGTCCTGACAGCAGGGTTAGGAGTACTAATTCCCAGGAATGTGGAGGCATAA